From Deltaproteobacteria bacterium, the proteins below share one genomic window:
- a CDS encoding crotonase/enoyl-CoA hydratase family protein, with the protein MNAEHCLIERNGHVLTVTLNRPEAKNALSSGMLAGMYRAWRMLDDDPELRVAILTGRGDVFCAGADLKAMGAGESDDEFMQLMSEVPDIHWQALLRHNRPLKPIVAAIEGYAVAGGTEILQGTDIRVAAEDAVFGVTEARRGLFPLGGSSVRLRRQIPYTLAAEILLTGRHVTAKEALAFGLVGRLVPKGQALIEAKKIAATICENGPLSIRALMHMLREVDESVSEADALVKELEYGSPIFGTRDAREGMKAFAEKRKPVYTGE; encoded by the coding sequence ATGAATGCCGAGCACTGCTTGATCGAACGCAACGGCCACGTGTTGACCGTAACCCTCAACCGACCCGAGGCGAAGAATGCCTTGAGCTCCGGAATGCTCGCCGGCATGTATCGCGCCTGGCGCATGCTCGACGATGATCCCGAGCTGCGCGTGGCGATCCTCACCGGCCGTGGCGACGTCTTTTGTGCCGGCGCCGACCTCAAGGCGATGGGCGCCGGCGAATCAGACGACGAGTTCATGCAGCTCATGTCCGAAGTGCCCGACATCCACTGGCAAGCCTTGCTGCGCCACAACCGACCGCTCAAACCAATTGTTGCGGCGATCGAAGGCTACGCCGTCGCCGGCGGCACCGAGATCCTGCAGGGCACCGACATCCGTGTCGCCGCCGAAGACGCAGTCTTCGGTGTTACCGAGGCGCGACGCGGACTCTTCCCGCTCGGCGGTTCCAGCGTGCGACTACGGCGACAGATTCCGTACACACTGGCGGCGGAGATTCTGTTGACGGGGCGACACGTGACCGCCAAAGAGGCGCTGGCGTTCGGCTTGGTCGGACGACTCGTGCCCAAAGGACAGGCGCTCATCGAAGCGAAGAAGATCGCGGCGACGATTTGCGAGAACGGCCCGCTCTCGATCCGTGCCCTCATGCACATGCTGCGTGAGGTCGACGAGAGCGTCAGCGAGGCCGACGCGCTGGTCAAAGAACTCGAATACGGCAGCCCGATCTTCGGCACCAGGGATGCCCGCGAAGGCATGAAGGCCTTCGCCGAAAAGCGCAAGCCGGTCTACACTGGCGAGTAG
- a CDS encoding DUF374 domain-containing protein yields MSARKRSQSWVVRTFRSKIRPIFSRRLANLAAAVVPHLYMFYMRLVWATSRIEGRDFVRLKQISKDHNGAVALLWHEEVMTVAFGYYYLGLRGHTLASLGESGELITRMLKLCNFVVFRGGSTTGRSRRREGTLQELIDHMQTHDDVIYGLTVDGSKGPPYRLKTGGIIIARDCGRPVALVRTWYKRCLRLATWDRMAIPLPFNVIRYYLRGPFMVPASAYTDEGLEQFRLEMENNLIDLAAQSYVDMGQARPANLVKR; encoded by the coding sequence ATGAGCGCTCGCAAGCGTAGCCAGAGTTGGGTGGTGCGGACGTTCCGCAGCAAAATCCGTCCGATCTTTTCGCGTCGGCTGGCAAATCTCGCGGCCGCCGTCGTTCCCCACCTCTACATGTTCTACATGCGGTTGGTGTGGGCGACTAGCCGTATCGAGGGGCGCGACTTCGTCCGGCTCAAGCAGATCAGCAAGGACCACAACGGCGCCGTCGCCTTGCTGTGGCACGAAGAGGTCATGACAGTCGCCTTCGGGTACTACTACCTCGGCCTTCGCGGGCACACGTTGGCGAGCTTGGGCGAATCGGGCGAATTGATCACCCGCATGCTGAAGCTGTGCAACTTCGTCGTCTTCCGCGGCGGCTCGACCACCGGCCGCTCACGCCGGCGCGAAGGCACGCTCCAAGAGCTGATCGATCACATGCAGACACACGACGACGTGATCTATGGCCTGACCGTCGACGGCTCGAAGGGCCCGCCCTATCGCCTGAAGACCGGCGGCATCATCATCGCACGGGATTGCGGCAGGCCAGTGGCTCTCGTGCGCACGTGGTACAAGCGCTGCCTGCGCTTGGCAACCTGGGATCGCATGGCCATCCCCCTGCCCTTCAACGTGATCCGCTACTACCTGCGCGGCCCGTTCATGGTGCCCGCGAGCGCGTACACCGACGAAGGCCTCGAACAGTTCCGGCTCGAAATGGAAAACAATCTGATCGACCTCGCCGCGCAAAGTTACGTCGACATGGGACAAGCACGGCCGGCGAATTTGGTGAAGCGATAG
- a CDS encoding PilT/PilU family type 4a pilus ATPase produces the protein MPAIDQWFDAMLAADGSDLHLAEGQPPKIRRNGRLEQLDYPALTADTMHAYLKEICSAERWQQFLDSGDLDFAYAFGEKARFRSNYFNQSHGMGAVFRTIPSKIKTLDDLKLPAVLKTFSLLRSGLVLVTGPTGSGKSTTLAAIIDLINETSARHILTIEEPIEFVHPNKMSILCQREVGIDVSSFADGLRTAGRQDCDVILVGEMRDYETISMAVSAASTGSLVFGTLHTSSAVKTVDRIIDAFPSGQQAQIRSMLADSLKGVCAQILLRTADGNGRLACNEILLSSGALANSIREGKTPNIRNIIQGGKSQGMQLMDDAIQKYLSEQKITGEEAYMKATEKSRFIQHAQRA, from the coding sequence ATGCCCGCCATTGATCAGTGGTTCGATGCGATGTTGGCGGCCGATGGCTCGGACTTGCATCTCGCCGAAGGACAGCCGCCCAAGATCCGCCGCAACGGCCGGCTAGAGCAACTGGACTATCCCGCGCTGACGGCGGATACGATGCACGCCTACCTCAAAGAGATTTGTAGCGCGGAGCGCTGGCAGCAATTCCTCGACAGCGGCGATCTGGATTTCGCTTACGCCTTTGGTGAGAAGGCCCGCTTCCGCTCGAACTACTTCAACCAATCGCACGGCATGGGCGCTGTCTTCCGAACCATCCCGAGCAAGATCAAAACTCTCGACGACTTGAAGCTGCCGGCGGTTTTGAAGACGTTCAGTCTGTTGCGCTCGGGCCTCGTACTGGTGACCGGCCCCACCGGTTCAGGCAAGTCCACAACACTGGCGGCGATCATCGACTTGATCAACGAAACCAGCGCCCGGCACATCCTGACCATCGAGGAGCCGATTGAATTCGTGCACCCGAACAAGATGTCGATCCTCTGCCAGCGCGAGGTCGGCATCGACGTGTCCTCGTTTGCCGATGGGCTGAGAACCGCCGGCCGGCAGGATTGCGACGTGATTCTCGTGGGTGAAATGCGCGACTACGAAACCATCTCGATGGCGGTCAGCGCCGCATCGACTGGGTCGTTGGTGTTCGGGACCTTGCACACGAGCTCCGCGGTGAAGACCGTCGACCGGATCATTGACGCCTTTCCTTCCGGGCAGCAAGCGCAGATCCGCAGCATGCTCGCCGATTCTCTCAAGGGCGTATGCGCCCAGATCCTCCTCAGAACCGCCGATGGCAACGGGCGGCTCGCTTGCAATGAAATACTCCTCTCGAGTGGAGCGCTGGCGAATTCCATTCGCGAAGGCAAGACGCCGAACATTCGGAACATCATCCAAGGCGGCAAGAGCCAGGGGATGCAGTTGATGGACGACGCGATCCAAAAATATCTGAGCGAGCAGAAGATCACCGGCGAAGAAGCCTACATGAAGGCCACCGAGAAATCGCGCTTCATCCAGCACGCGCAGCGCGCGTGA
- a CDS encoding GFA family protein encodes MELQGGCYCGALRYEAKGDPLFKGQCHCRECQYISGGHPNVVMAMAEPGFTYTKGAPKQFRRGDLAKPVTREFCAECGTHILAKSPSMPGALILKVGTLDDPSVYGGLQMVIFTIDKQGFHHIPEGVPTFERAPG; translated from the coding sequence ATGGAATTGCAAGGTGGATGTTACTGCGGCGCGCTTCGCTACGAGGCTAAGGGCGACCCGCTGTTCAAAGGCCAGTGCCATTGCCGAGAATGCCAGTACATCTCGGGCGGGCACCCCAATGTCGTCATGGCCATGGCCGAACCCGGCTTCACGTACACCAAGGGCGCGCCGAAGCAGTTCCGCCGCGGCGATCTCGCGAAACCAGTGACGCGCGAGTTCTGCGCTGAATGCGGTACGCACATCTTGGCCAAGTCTCCGAGTATGCCCGGCGCCTTGATCCTCAAGGTGGGGACGCTCGACGATCCCAGCGTCTACGGTGGACTGCAGATGGTGATCTTCACCATCGACAAGCAGGGCTTCCACCACATTCCGGAAGGCGTACCCACGTTCGAACGCGCTCCGGGGTGA
- a CDS encoding nucleotidyl transferase AbiEii/AbiGii toxin family protein codes for MEPETIRALLMALYDEKVEYVLIGALALDVHGIGRLTEDVDLFVRPTPQNIDRLRRALRRVWQDPSIDEITATDLAGEFPAIQYVAPDGTTLDILSRLGEAFGYDDLEATVHVYGDVPVNVATPQTLYRMKRDTVRLRDKADAQVLKEKFNLKD; via the coding sequence ATGGAACCTGAGACGATCCGGGCGCTCCTCATGGCCCTGTACGACGAGAAGGTCGAGTACGTGCTGATCGGTGCGCTCGCGCTCGACGTACACGGTATCGGGCGACTCACCGAAGACGTCGATCTCTTTGTGAGGCCGACACCGCAAAACATCGACCGCTTGCGACGTGCCCTGCGGCGTGTGTGGCAGGATCCTTCCATCGATGAGATCACCGCGACGGACCTCGCCGGCGAGTTTCCGGCCATCCAGTACGTAGCCCCCGACGGGACCACGCTGGATATTCTGTCGCGCCTGGGTGAGGCATTCGGCTACGATGATTTGGAGGCGACCGTCCATGTGTACGGCGATGTCCCGGTCAACGTTGCCACGCCGCAGACGCTGTATCGCATGAAGCGCGACACCGTGAGACTGCGGGACAAAGCCGACGCTCAGGTTCTCAAGGAGAAATTCAATCTGAAGGACTGA
- a CDS encoding glycosyltransferase family 9 protein, translated as MTSISGPALAPSARILVIRLRRFGDVLLLTPTLRAIRQAYPAARLDVLTLAGFDQVLINNPHIDRVLVLEHGMVSWLRAIATCRAARYDAVLDLQSSPRSALLVLTSGVRVRVGWEKLRPRDRIYNRLVPGWNDPIYVARKFPRVAAVIGVPAPADVRLALAVSEADRERAAALFTQAGIRSDRPIVAISAAAKVRDKQWLPKRYAAVADCLVRAHGAQLVLTAAADEVEQVRAVVARMQERPALWDYGATTIQELAAMYERCHVWIGNDGGAKHIATAAGCPTVVIIRTGAERLWTDSANDPDQIVVSAPTGLEQSDPVATATVEQVCDAAAPFLHRRAGRDDG; from the coding sequence ATGACGTCCATCTCTGGCCCCGCTCTCGCGCCATCAGCACGCATCCTGGTTATTCGGCTGCGTCGGTTTGGCGATGTGCTGCTGCTAACGCCGACGTTGCGCGCGATTCGTCAGGCGTACCCCGCCGCCCGGCTCGATGTCCTGACGCTCGCCGGCTTCGATCAGGTCTTGATCAACAATCCGCACATCGATCGGGTGCTGGTGTTGGAGCACGGGATGGTCTCCTGGCTGCGCGCGATCGCGACCTGCCGCGCGGCCCGATACGATGCGGTCCTCGATCTGCAGAGCAGCCCGCGCAGCGCTCTGCTTGTTCTCACGTCTGGCGTGCGGGTCCGCGTCGGCTGGGAAAAACTCCGCCCCCGTGACCGAATCTACAATCGCCTCGTGCCTGGGTGGAACGATCCGATTTACGTCGCGCGCAAATTCCCGCGGGTAGCGGCGGTCATCGGCGTCCCGGCGCCGGCGGACGTGCGTCTCGCGTTGGCCGTTTCGGAAGCAGACCGCGAACGGGCCGCTGCGTTGTTCACGCAAGCGGGCATTCGTTCCGATCGACCGATCGTTGCGATCTCGGCCGCGGCGAAAGTGCGCGACAAGCAGTGGTTGCCGAAGCGTTACGCTGCGGTGGCGGATTGTTTGGTCCGCGCGCACGGGGCGCAACTGGTGTTGACCGCCGCTGCGGATGAGGTCGAGCAAGTGCGCGCGGTCGTGGCCCGCATGCAGGAACGCCCCGCCCTGTGGGACTATGGTGCGACGACCATTCAGGAACTCGCGGCGATGTACGAACGTTGCCATGTCTGGATCGGCAACGACGGTGGCGCCAAGCACATCGCCACCGCCGCCGGCTGTCCGACCGTGGTGATCATTCGGACCGGAGCTGAGCGTTTGTGGACCGACAGCGCGAACGATCCGGATCAAATCGTGGTGTCTGCGCCGACGGGGCTCGAGCAGTCCGATCCGGTGGCGACCGCCACCGTCGAGCAGGTGTGTGACGCCGCCGCGCCCTTCCTCCATCGGCGGGCCGGGCGGGATGATGGGTAG
- a CDS encoding isoprenylcysteine carboxylmethyltransferase family protein — protein sequence MTAQRPAGAVARALTLLYGVGSYLFFFCTFLYLIGFVGNWVVPKGIDDGTLAASAGAAVAANVLLLGLFAVQHTIMARPAFKEIWTRWVPWHVERSTFVLLSTAILAVMAWQWRPLPQPVWRFESPLAAGVLAAASLAGWGMVLVSTFLIDHFDLFGVKQTVSYALGRPLEPPRFRERLFYRWVRHPLMLGFLIAFWATPTMSRGHLLFAVVTTLYVLIAIQIEERTLVYLHGEQYRSYQRRVPMLLPFGRRQ from the coding sequence ATGACGGCGCAGCGCCCGGCTGGCGCTGTCGCCCGAGCGCTGACGCTGCTATACGGCGTCGGCTCCTATCTCTTCTTCTTCTGTACGTTTCTCTACCTGATCGGCTTCGTCGGGAACTGGGTCGTACCGAAGGGCATCGACGACGGCACCCTCGCCGCATCGGCTGGCGCGGCCGTCGCTGCCAATGTCCTGCTTCTTGGCCTCTTCGCTGTGCAGCACACGATCATGGCGCGCCCCGCGTTCAAGGAGATCTGGACGCGCTGGGTGCCGTGGCATGTCGAGCGCAGTACGTTCGTCTTACTCTCGACCGCGATCCTCGCGGTCATGGCTTGGCAATGGCGGCCGCTGCCCCAGCCTGTGTGGCGCTTCGAGAGCCCGCTGGCCGCCGGCGTCCTCGCGGCCGCCTCGCTCGCCGGCTGGGGGATGGTGCTGGTGTCGACGTTTCTCATCGACCACTTCGATCTCTTCGGCGTCAAGCAGACGGTTTCCTACGCACTGGGACGTCCACTCGAACCTCCCAGGTTTAGGGAGCGCCTCTTCTACCGCTGGGTGCGGCACCCGCTCATGCTCGGGTTCCTGATCGCTTTCTGGGCGACACCCACGATGAGTCGGGGGCATCTCCTCTTCGCGGTGGTGACGACCCTCTACGTGCTGATTGCGATCCAGATCGAGGAACGGACGCTCGTGTACCTCCACGGAGAGCAGTACCGCAGCTACCAACGACGCGTGCCGATGCTCCTACCGTTCGGCCGCCGCCAGTAG
- a CDS encoding sulfatase-like hydrolase/transferase — protein MRRSGIGRLAKRPTLRALIALVALLGIGAVVGALVRWRASGRPLNAIIILVDTLRADHLSLYGYERATSPNLDRFFRQGVVFRAARSQAPCTFPSVNSLLTSHYPSQFLAQPEKRMGIPDDVPSIAEILHARGYATVAVSASPVVSKTGTQHNKFGGFGRGFDAFDENSAAFRPRVG, from the coding sequence ATGCGTAGATCCGGCATCGGCCGACTGGCAAAGCGTCCTACACTCCGGGCGCTGATCGCGCTGGTGGCGCTGCTCGGAATCGGTGCTGTCGTCGGGGCGCTGGTGCGCTGGCGGGCGAGTGGACGGCCGCTCAACGCCATCATCATTCTCGTCGATACGCTGCGCGCCGATCATCTGAGCCTCTACGGCTACGAGCGTGCGACCAGCCCCAACCTCGACCGCTTCTTTCGCCAGGGCGTCGTCTTTCGCGCCGCGCGCTCGCAGGCGCCCTGCACCTTCCCCTCGGTGAACTCGCTGCTCACCTCGCACTATCCGAGCCAGTTCCTCGCGCAGCCCGAGAAGCGCATGGGCATCCCCGACGACGTCCCTTCGATCGCGGAGATCCTGCACGCCCGCGGCTACGCCACGGTCGCCGTCTCGGCCAGCCCGGTGGTGAGCAAGACCGGCACCCAGCACAACAAGTTCGGCGGCTTCGGCCGCGGCTTCGACGCGTTCGACGAGAACTCTGCTGCTTTCCGACCGCGAGTTGGGTGA
- a CDS encoding type IV pilus twitching motility protein PilT, translating to MELGFVSETDSKSTLQLYEKSLRDQPRTTVAQPAQRAQTPTAATPVGTASAAVEAPPAAVTIPETDSARIAAFSHLHDYLDYAREVGASDLHINVGYPPIIRKHGRLLPLSKTLLGSAETEKLLFQILTDEQAQRTREDKSLDFCYRAPDQGRYRSCILKQRIGWDGSFRVVQSQVPSFEQLGLPEQLRRLTEFNQGLVLITGPNGCGKSTTLAAMVELVNQNRDDHIITIEDPVEFNFVPVKCQINQREVGAHTKSFSAALRAALREDPDVIVIGELRDRETVSLAITAAETGHLVFGTMHTTSAARTIDRVLDVFPADEQPQIRSMISESIRGIVCQQLIFRKDGTGRAAALEILLNTPAVSNLIRERKLFQIPSTIQTSKQQGMVLLDNSLLELVNAGVIDGVEAYYAADSKSSFLQWAPKIDGLAAEGS from the coding sequence ATGGAGTTGGGGTTTGTCAGCGAGACCGACTCCAAGTCCACCCTGCAACTGTACGAGAAGAGCCTCCGAGATCAGCCGCGAACAACCGTCGCACAACCGGCACAGCGCGCCCAGACACCCACCGCCGCGACACCCGTCGGCACGGCCTCCGCCGCGGTGGAAGCGCCGCCCGCAGCGGTCACGATACCTGAAACCGACTCTGCGAGAATCGCCGCCTTCAGTCACCTGCATGACTACCTGGACTACGCGCGCGAAGTCGGCGCCTCCGACCTGCACATCAACGTCGGCTATCCGCCGATCATTCGCAAACACGGCCGGCTGCTCCCGCTTTCCAAGACCTTGCTCGGCTCCGCAGAAACGGAGAAGCTGCTGTTTCAAATCTTGACTGACGAGCAAGCGCAGCGCACTCGCGAGGACAAGTCCCTCGACTTCTGTTACCGGGCGCCTGACCAAGGCCGTTACCGTAGTTGCATCCTGAAGCAGCGCATCGGATGGGACGGTTCGTTCCGCGTCGTGCAATCGCAAGTGCCCTCCTTCGAGCAACTCGGGCTGCCGGAGCAACTGCGGCGCTTGACCGAGTTCAACCAGGGGCTTGTGCTGATCACCGGCCCCAATGGCTGCGGGAAGTCCACCACCCTGGCCGCCATGGTGGAGTTGGTCAACCAGAACCGCGACGATCACATCATCACGATTGAAGATCCGGTGGAGTTCAACTTCGTCCCCGTCAAATGTCAGATCAATCAGCGAGAAGTCGGCGCACATACTAAGAGTTTTTCGGCGGCGCTGCGCGCGGCGCTGCGCGAGGATCCCGACGTGATCGTCATCGGTGAACTGCGCGATCGCGAGACTGTCTCACTGGCGATCACGGCCGCCGAAACTGGGCACTTGGTTTTCGGCACCATGCACACGACCTCAGCGGCGCGCACCATCGACCGCGTCCTCGATGTCTTTCCCGCCGACGAGCAGCCGCAGATCCGCAGCATGATTTCCGAGTCCATCAGAGGGATCGTCTGCCAGCAGCTCATTTTCCGAAAAGACGGCACCGGGCGCGCAGCCGCGCTCGAAATCTTGCTGAACACGCCGGCGGTCAGTAACCTCATACGGGAACGCAAGCTGTTCCAGATTCCCTCGACCATCCAGACCTCAAAGCAACAAGGCATGGTCTTACTCGACAACTCCTTGCTGGAATTGGTCAACGCCGGCGTCATCGACGGAGTCGAAGCCTACTACGCCGCCGACAGCAAGAGTTCCTTCCTGCAGTGGGCGCCGAAGATCGATGGCTTGGCCGCCGAGGGATCGTGA